DNA from Paraburkholderia sp. BL10I2N1:
TATAAAAATACTTGCTGCCGCCGATACATGGAATCAGTTGCTGTTCGCCGCGCACGAACCGCGCGACCTCGGCCAGCGCAGCGCTCGGGTCCATTACACGAAAGTACTTTTTGAGGCGGGCGATTGCGCTCAACGCTTCAAGTAGTTCGTCACGGCTTAGGTCGACGAGCGTCGATGTTTCGTCGTAGACGAGCGATGTGGAACCGAACGCCTCGCGCCTTGGATAGGAAAACGTGACGGCATCGACGCCGAGCCGGTCGAGCGTTTCTGGAAGCGACGCGTAACGGACCAGACGACTGACCGTCACCGATGCACAGACCGGGATGCCGAAGGCGTGCGCCTGAGCGATTCCCTCACGGATGCGGGCCTCCAGACCGCGCAGGCCGCGATTGCGCTCGTGCTCGCCCATGTCCGCACTATCGATCGATATCAGGAGACGCTTGAGTCCGGCCGCCGCCAGTTGCTTGATGTGGCGCGGGAGGAACCAGCCGTTCGTGATCAGACCGCAATCGATGCCGGCTTTCGTGGTCGAGGCCACGAGCGATTCGATCTTCGGGTGAACCAGAGGCTCGCCCCCCTGCAGCGTCATGTAGCGAATCCGGCGTCTGCGCAGGATCGGCAGCGCACGCGCGAACTCATCAGGGTCGAGATAGCGACGCGGGCCTGCCAGGTTTTTGTCGCGCGAGAACCCGCAGAAGTCGCATGCGGCGTTGCAAACGTTCGTTACCGATACGTCACAGACCGCAGGCAGTGGATTGCGCGGCTCGCTGGCGACACCCTCTGCGTGCCGCAGATTGCGCCACTTGATGATCCGCTCTGTCGTATCCATGGAACCCTCACGGTCGGCTGACGAATTCGGCACGAGGCATGCCAGTATACGCTTCACCCGCTAGCCTGCGCGCGATAGATGCGGGTATGGAATCAGGTAAAGGCGGACTGAAGCGGAAGAGATTACGGCGGACCGGTGTAGGGCGGAAGACGGCCATCCGGCGTCGACTGGCGGACGTCTCTTCCTGGCCGCTCTCTGCCCGATCAGCCGGCCGTCCGAAAACAAACGCAGCTATGCCTGGATCGGGCATCCGACCCATGAACGTTTATTGAATCCCGCCGCATCGTTATGGAAACGCCCCTCTTCCTACTGTTACTTAATGGTCACAACCCTGTGCCGCACAGCTTCGGGCGAACCGGCAGTTGCTGAAGGAAATATTTTTTACGCTGGTCACAATATTCGCGCTCCTGAAACGTCTTCAGACGCATGGAACCGCCACCCACCTCGCACACGATGACCAAACGAGACAGCGACATCACCGCGACCGTGGTGCGTGAGCGAACGAGGCTGGTCAATTTCATCCGGCGTCGAATACGCGATCCCGACGATGCCGAAGACATCCTGCAGGATGTGTTCCACGAATTTGTGCAGGCTTACAGGCTTCCCGCTCCGATCGAACAAGCGAGCGCGTGGCTTTTCCGTGCCGCGCGCAACCGCATCATCGATCGTTTTCGCAAGAAGAGAGAGCAGCCTCTGACTGATCTGTCTGAGGGCGAGGATGACGCCAGCAGTGAGTATCGCCTCGACCTCGCCCTACCGGCGCACAATGCTCGTCCTGAAGCTCTATACGCTCGCGCTCTAGTGCTCAGGGCCTTGCAGGATGCGCTCGATGAATTGCCGCCGAGTCAACGTGAGGTGTTTATCGCGCACGAGCTGGAGGGGCGGCCCTTCAAAGACATGGTGGCGGAAAGCGGCGTCACGCTCAATACGCTGCTCGCGCGCAAACGCTACGCGGTCTTGCATCTGCGCGCCCGATTGCAGGCCATTTATGACGAACTGGGTATTTAGAGGAGTCGACGGATGAATTATCGAATTAGATGTGCGGGTAAAGCGCTGCTTGTACTGGTCGGCATAGGCGTGCTCGGGTGGGTGGTCATGACACTATGGAACTGGGTGATTCCGGCGTTATTTGTCGGCGCCCGTGCGATCGACTTCGCGCATGCGTTGGGCTTGCTGGTTTTGAGCCGCATCCTGTTTGGCGGATTCCGCGGACACGGCGGCTGGCGCGAACGGCGTCACTGGCGCAAGTGGGAAGCCATGACGCCTGAGGAACGGGAGCATTTCCAGACGGCATGGCGATCGGGCCGCGCCCGGCGCGCGGGAGATTGAACATGCGCGAGAAATCAGCGGCCGACTGCAAACAGAAGCCGGGCGCGATTGCGCCAATCGTCGACCTGAAACGTTGCGAAGGCAAGGGCGATTGCCTGGAGGTCTGCCCCGAAAATGTGTTTGAGATCCGGCGCATCGACGAGATCGATTATCTCAGCCTCGATTTGATCCATCGCCTGAAGCTACGCGTGCATGGAATGAAAGTCGCCTACACGCCGAACGCGGACGCCTGCCGGTCGTGCGGTATTTGCGTGACGGCGTGTCCTGAACGCGCAATCAAGCTGGCCAGAACCGCATAGCGTCATGCTTCTTCGCTGATGCAGCAAACGCACCAACTTCGCGCATGAAACGCACACAACACGCCCAACCGTAGTGCACTTCCGCGCGCCGCTCATCGCTCGCGCTTGCTGCACCGTCATGGCACACGGCTTGCTCCATATGGCGCCTCGATGCTGCCGCACTCTCGACGGCAGCCGACCGGCCCGTCCGACCTACACGCCCATGAAAAACAAACTCACCCATCCCATCGTCCGTCGCACGCGTCGCGCGTGGCTCGCGGCGCTTCTCGTCTCACCCGCGCTCGCATTCACCGCAACTGCTGCGCATGCCGACGCGCTCGATAACATCGCCAAAGCCGGCGTGCTGAAGGTCGCGGTGCCGGAGGACTATCCGCCGTTCGGCGCAGTCGGCCCCGACATGAAACCGCAGGGCTACGACATCGACACCGCCGCGGTGCTCGCAAAGGCGATGAACGTGAAGCTCGAACTTGTGCCGGTCAACAGCGCGAACCGCATTCCGTATCTGCAGACGAACAAGGTGGATCTCGTGATCTCGTCGCTCGGCAAGACGCCGGAGCGCGAGAAGGTCATCGACTTCTCGACGGCCTACGCGCCGTACTATCAGGGCGTCTTCGGTCCCGCCGACGTCAAGGTGGGCGGGCCGGCGGACCTGACCGGCAAGACCGTCGGCGCGACGCGCGGCGCACTCGAGGAAATCGCCCTCACGCAGATGGCGCCGAACGCCACCATCAAGCGCTTCGAGGACAACAACGCAACCATCGCCGCGTTCCTGTCCGGTCAGGTGCAACTGATCGCGGCGGGCAACATCGTCGCCGCCGCGATCCTCGCGAAGAATCCGCCACGCCGCCCGGAGCCGAAGTTCGTCATCAAGAATTCGCCGTGCTTTGTCGGCCTCAACAAGGGTGAAACGCGACTGCAGCAAAAGGTCGACGCGGCCATCACGACCGCGAAGCAGGACGGCACCCTCAACACGATGTCGAAGAAGTGGTTTGGCGCGCCCCTGCCCGCCGATCTGTAAGCCGCGCGTTAGTTCAGCTTGTCAAGTTGTTCCGTTGCGCTTTATTGTGCGGCATGTCGTTGCCATCGCCACGTCCCACACCAGCACGTTGCAGCAACCATAGCGAAGAACAACCACTGACCGACCACCAGAGCCCGTACCACCGTGCGGGCTCGCTTACGTACCCATCCGATGAAGCTGACACCTCGCGAAAAGGACAAGCTCCTGATCTTCACCGCCGCGCTGCTCGCTGAGCGGCGCCGCGCACGCGGCCTGAAACTGAACTATCCGGAGGCCATCGCGTTCATTTCGGCGGCGCTCATGGAAGCGGCGCGCGACGGCAAGACAGTCGCCGAAGTCATGCACTACGGCACCACGCTCCTCACGCGCGACGACGTCATGGAAGGCGTGCCCGAGATGATTCCCGATATCCAGGTCGAAGCCACCTTCCCGGACGGCACGAAGCTCGTGACCGTCCATCATCCGATCCCGTGAAGGAGCCCGCATGATTCCCGGCGAACTGCTGACCGACGACGGCGAACACGAACTGAACGCAGGCCGCGCCACCATCGTGGTGACAGTGTCGAACACAGGCGACCGCCCTGTGCAGATCGGCTCGCACTATCACTTCTACGAAGTCAATCCGGCCTTGTCGTTTGATCGTGAAAAAGCGCGCGGCTTTCGCCTCAATATCGCGGCCGGCACCGCGGTGCGCTTCGAGCCCGGCCAGGAACGCACCGTCGAGCTGGTCGAACTGGCGGGCGAGCGGGTCGTCTTCGGTTTCAACGGCAAGGTGATGGGCAAGCTCTGAGGCATAGCGCCTCGATTCGATCATCGCACCGATATTTTCCGGATCACACCATGACATTACGCATTGGCCGCCGCGCATACGCGGAGATGTTCGGCCCCACGACCGGCGACCGCGTTCGCCTCGCCGATACCGAACTGCTGATCGAAGTCGAGCGTGACTTCACAACCTACGGCGAAGAAGTCAAATTCGGCGGCGGCAAGGTGATCCGCGACGGCATGGGCCAGTCGCAACGGGTCGCGGCCGACGTCGTCGATACGGTCGTGACGAATGCGGTGATCCTCGATCACTGGGGCATCGTCAAGGCCGATATCGGCATCAAGAACGGCCGCATCGCCGCGATCGGCAAGGCCGGCAATCCGGACATCCAGCCGGGCGTGACGATCGCGATCGGCGCGGCCACCGAAGTGATCGCAGGCGAAGGGTTGATCGTCACCGCGGGCGGCATCGATACGCACATTCACTTCATCAGCCCGCAGCAGATCGACGAAGCGCTCGCGAGCGGCGTCACGACGATGCTGGGCGGCGGCACCGGTCCCGCGACCGGCACAAATGCAACGACCTGCACGCCCGGGCCCTGGCATCTCGAACGGATGCTGCAGGCCGCGGACGGCTATCCGATGAATCTCGGCTTTCTCGGCAAGGGCAACGTGAGCCAGCCGGCGCCGGCCACCGAACAGATCGCTGCCGGTGCGATCGGTCTGAAGCTGCACGAAGACTGGGGCACGACGCCGGCTGCCATCGATAACTGCCTGTCGGTCGCCGACGATACCGACACCCAGGTCGCGATCCACACCGATACGCTGAACGAAGCCGGTTTCGTCGAAGCAACGGTCGCTGCATTCAAGGGCCGCACGATTCACACGTATCACACCGAAGGCGCGGGCGGCGGCCATGCGCCCGACATCATCAAGGTCTGCGGCGAAGCGAACGTGCTGCCGTCGTCGACCAATCCGACGCGCCCGTATACGGTCAACACGCTAGACGAGCATCTCGACATGCTGATGGTGTGCCATCACCTGGACCCGTCGATTGCGGAAGACATCGCGTTTGCCGAATCGCGGATCCGTCGCGAGACGATCGCCGCCGAAGACATCCTGCACGACCTCGGCGCGCTGTCGATGCTGTCGTCAGATTCGCAGGCGATGGGGCGGGTCGGCGAAGTGATCATCCGCACGTGGCAGACGGCGCACAAGATGAAGGTGCAGCGTGGCGCGCTGCCCGAAGATACGGGGCGTAACGATAACTTCCGCGCAAAGCGCTATGTCGCGAAGTACACGATCAATCCAGCCATCACACACGGCATCTCGCATGAAGTCGGTTCGATCGAACCGGGCAAGTGGGCTGATCTGGTGTTCTGGGAGCCGGCGTTCTTCGGCATCAAGCCGTCGCTGATTCTGAAGGGCGGCATGATCGCGATGGCGCAGATGGGCGACCCGAACGCGTCGATTCCGACGCCGCAACCGGTCCATTATCGCGACATGTTCGCGACGCGTGGTGGCGCTTTGGGCCGCACTTCGCTGACTTTCGTATCGCAGATGGCCGCCGACGCAGGCATTGCCCAGCGCTATGGCCTCAGCAAGCGTATCGTTGCAGTGAAGAACTGCCGCAACATCTCCAAGGCGGACATGATCCACAACGCGTGGCGGCCTTCGATCACGGTCGACCCTGAAACGTATGAAGTTGTCGCGGACGGCCAGTTGCTGACCTGCGAACCCGCCACCGTGCTGCCGATGGCACAACGCTATTTCCTTTTCTGACATGCGCACGATAAACAAACGCATCGACCCGCACATCAAGCTCGCTGCCGTGCTGGTGAAGCGCGCGCCGACGCTGACGCTCGCGTTCGATGCTCGCTGCAAAAGCCGTCTGGCGGCGACACTGGATAACGGCGAAGAGGTGGCATTGCTGTTGCCGCGCGGCTCGGTGCTGCGCGATGGCGACGTACTCGTTGCGCAGGATGGCGGACTGGTGCGTGTGGTGGCCGCCGCGGAAGAAGTGCTGTACGTACGTGCTCCCGACCGGCTCACGCTCACGCGCGCGGCGTATCACCTCGGCAATCGTCATACGCCCGTCGAAGTGGGCGACGACTACCTGAAGCTCGAATTCGATCCGGTGCTCGCGGATATGTTGAAGCGCCTCGGCGCGATGGTGGATCAGGTGTCGATGCCGTTCCAGCCGGAAACCGGAGCATACGGCGGTGGCCATAAGCACGGCCACGACGAGACGTTCGCCGAAGACTACGCCATCGCGCAGCAGGTGTTCGATGAACATCACGGGCACGGACATTCGCACGATCATGACCATGGGCATTCGCATGCACATGATCACCCGCACGATCACCAGCACGACCACGATCACGACGACTGCGATTCGTCCTGCGGACATACACATCATCACCATGCGCATCGCTGAACTCACGGCGCTGTTGCATCTGGCGTCGCCAGCCCTGCCGATTGGCGCGTTCAGCTATTCGCAGGGACTCGAAGCGGCGATCGAAGCGCAACTCATCACCGATGCGCACGGCTCACGTGAATGGATCGCGAGCGGTCTGACGAACGTGCTTGCTCGCGGCGAGTTGCCATTTCTCGCGCATCAAATCGGGCGTTGGCGCGCCCACGACGTCGCAGCCCTCGTCGAAGGCAACGTGGAATTCCTCGCGAGCCGCGAATCCGCCGAACTGCGACGCGAGACCGGGCAGATGGGCTGGTCGTTGCGACAGCTGTGCACATCGCTCGAATGGGGCGACGCCGACAGGCGCGCGACGCTCGCTTCGATGACGCCGGTCGCGCAACCGACGGCGTTCGCGTTTGCCGCCTATGCGCACGGCGTGGCGGATGACGCCGCCCTCGCGGCCTACGCGTTCAGCTGGGTCGAAAACCAGGCCGCCGCGGCGCTAAAAGCCGTGCCGCTCGGGCAGCTTGCCGGCCAGCGCATCATCGTCGCGTTGCGCGAGCGCATCGACGAAGCGGTAGCGCGCGCGCTCGCGACGCCGCCTCAGGACATCAACACCTTCGCGCCGCAGCTCGGCATTCTGTCGGCGCGTCACGAGTCGCAATATTCGCGGCTCTTCCGCTCATAAGCTCAGCCACCATGAACGCACCTCAGCACCCCAGCATCAAACGTACGAAGAAACTGCCGCCGCTGCGCGTGGGCGTAGGCGGCCCGGTCGGCTCCGGCAAGACGACGCTGCTCGAAATGCTCTGCAAGGCGATGCGCGAGCGCTACGACCTCGTCGCGATCACCAACGATATCTACACGAAAGAAGACCAGCGTTTGCTGACGATCGCCGGCGCGTTGCCGGCCGAGCGGATCATGGGCGTCGAAACGGGCGGCTGTCCGCATACGGCGATCCGGGAAGACGCATCGATCAACCTGGAGGCCGTCGACCGCATGCTGACGCGCTTTCCCGATGCCGACATCGTGTTCATCGAATCGGGAGGCGACAACCTCGCGGCCACCTTCAGCCCGGAGCTGTCGGACCTGACGATCTACGTGATCGACGTGGCGGGCGGCGAGAAGATTCCGCGCAAGGGCGGACCAGGAATCACGAAGTCGGACCTGCTCGTGATCAACAAGACGGATCTCGCGCCGATGGTCGGCGCGAATCTGGACGTGATGGCATCGGACGCGAAGAAGATGCGCGGCGAACGGCCCTTCGTGATGTGCAACCTGAAAGCACTCGATGGACTCGCCGACGTCATCGCTTTCATCGAGAAGAAAGGGTTGCTGACGGTCTAGCCCATTGCAGCAACCCGACAACGTTCAGGCCTGCGGCAGGAGCGTCGTCAACACATCGACGGTTCTTGCCGTCGCGCCGCGATGGCGCGCGGCAAATGCCGACGCAGCGCCGCTCATCGCGATGCGGCGCGACCTGTCTTCGAAGAGTTCACACAGCACACGTGCAAGATCGGCTGGATCCTGCACCTGCACCGCCGCGCCCGCGGCCACCGCATCAGCGGTCGCCTGCGTGAAGTTGAATACGTGCGGCCCGATCAGCACGGGTACACCTACCGCACACGCTTCGATCAGGTTCTGGCCGCCCAGCGGCAACAGGCTGCCGCCGATGAACGCCAGATCCGACGCTGCGTAATACGCGCCCAGCTCACCCATCGAATCGCCAAGCAGCACGGTGATATCGCGCGGCAACGGATCGATCGTCTGCCCGGAAGCCGCGGCGCCTGCCGGCGTCCACTTCGAGCGCCGCATAAGACGCAGACCGGTCTTCTGAACCAGTGAAGCGACTTCGTTGAAACGCTGCGGATGCCGGGGCACGAGAATCAACAGCGCATCCTCGACATTGAGCGCGGCGAATGCCTGCAACACGAGCGCTTCCTCGCCTTCGCGCGTGCTCGCAGCCACCCAGACCGGACGCGGGCCGATGGCCGCCCGCCAGGCATGGCCGCGCGCCGCGAGTTCCGGCGGCGTGCTCATATCGAACTTGAGGTTACCCAGCACCGCGACATTGCGCGCACCAAGCGCGGTCAGACGCTCCGCGTCGGATGGACTCTGCGCCAGCACGCGGGCAAAGCCGCCGAACACTTGGCGCGTTCCGCCGCCGAACTTCGCGGCACGACGGTACGAACGCTGTGACATCCGCGCATTGGTCAGCACGAGCGGCACGTCGGCGCGGCGGCATTCGTCGATGAGCGTCGGCCACACTTCGGTTTCCATGACGATACCCAGCGAGGGCCGCCACGCACGCAGAAAGCGCCTCACCGCATGCGGCATGTCGTACGGCAGATAGCTGCGCAACACACGGTCGCCGAATATCTCCTCGCCGGTCGCGCGTCCGCTCGGCGTCATGTGCGTGAGCAGGATGCGGGCATCGGGCCGCGCCTTCATCAGCGCTTCGATCAGCGGCTGTGCGGCGCGCGTCTCGCCCACCGATACCGCATGCACCCAGATGAGCGGCGTGCCGTCCTCCGGCAGACGGCCGCGGGTACGGCCGAAGCGTTCGCCGATATGCTCACGATAACCGCGCTCGCGACGCGAACGGATCAGAAGCCGCAGCACGGCGAGAGGCGCAACGATCCACCAGAGCGCGTTATAGATGACTCTCAGCATTCAGCCCCCGGGTGGAGGCGAAGCACGCCATACGGTGCAAAACGGGCCGCGCTCAAACCAGCGCCCTGCCCTTCAGGCGTTCGAGGATGCCCAGCGGCGCGCACTCGGGCTGCGCCATGGCCTTGACCGGCAGGAAGAACGTCTGCTCCAGCATGAACTGACCGGACATGACCGCGTGCGACGTCTGGTCGGAGAAGCAGACCCAGACGCTGCCAGGCGGAAACGGCATGGTCTCCTGCGGGCTCGCCTTCTGATAGGCGAGGTCGGCCTTCATGCCGTCGTGCAGGTTCAGCATCAGGTGGTCGTACTCGCTGCGCCGCGACTTGGTCACCTGCAGCAGGTTCAAAAGCCATGCGGAACCAGGCGCCTGCGGCTTGATCTTCGGCAGGAAACGCTTCGCCATGTCTTCGAACGGTTCGCCGACACGCCACACACGCGGCGCGCCATGCGGGTTCACGTTCGTGAAGACGCGCAAAATGCGCTCGCCGTAGTTCGGACGGGACGGAAACGCGTCGACGTGCAGACGGCTGTCGTCCTTACGCCACGACGTCTGACGCGTTTCGACCTGATGCAGACGCAGGCTCGTGGGCGCGACGCGCAGTTTGCCGTCGTACTCGGGAAAGAGTCCGTCGACGAGCGTGCGCGCGTTCGTTTGATAACGCGCGATCAATGCCCGCACGGCCGATTGCGTAACCGCGTCGCCCAGTACGCCGTGAAGCGCGCCGCCATTCGGCTCGAGGCTGATGTTCTTGCGTTTCGGATCGGCCAGCGCAGGGTCGAGCAGCGCCTGCTCACCGCCTTCGACCGCAAAGCGCAGGTTCGGGAAATACAGCACCTTGCCGCGTTCGACGCCGGCGATCAGCGTCTCGCGCGGGACGGACAGGTTGCCGCCGTGCCAGTCGGCGGTTGCGACTTCGATGATCTGTGATTGGTTCATGGTCGCCCTTTGAAGCGGGTTGAGCGTAGCGTGTTGTCTGACGTGGCGGCGTTGCGTCTGCGCGGCGCGCTCCTGGTGCGGCATTCCACGTGTGGCGGACAACGAGCGGTCGCTCGTGTTCGCCCATTTCACGCAGCGCGCCTTGAAACGCGGTGCAGCGATTCCAGCGGCCGCGCACAGCGGCAGCCGCCGCGCCCGTTACAGCAGGCCGAAACCGGCCAGCGTGGACTTCACCTCTTGCAGCGTCGGCGGCTTGCCGGCCGTGCCGAGATTGACGACATTCGGCGACCAGTAACCGCCGGTGCGCCACGCGGTGGCGAAATTGTACAACTCGACCGTCGGCCGCTTCAGCGCCGCCGCGATGTGGACCAGACCTGTGTCAACCCCAACGGTCGCCGCGGCCCCATCGATCAGCCCGACGACAGCCGGCAACGACAGCCGCGGCGGCACGATCGCCGCGGCGCCGAATTCACGCGCGAGCCGCTCACTGGTCTCGCGTTCGGCGTCGCTGCCCCACGGCAGAACGATCGACGCGCCACGCCGCACCAGCGACTGGCCCAGTTCGATCCACGCGGTATCCGGCCACTGCTTGTCGGTCCGCGACGTGGCGTGCACGAACACCACGTAAGGCACGGGAAGATTCAGCCCGAGCGCGGACAGCGCCAGCGACGCGCGGCGCGTGTCGAGGCCGAAGTCGATATCGTCGGTAGGCTGCGGCATGGGTGCGCCGAGCGCACCCGCGACCAGCTGGCGCGTCCGCTCGACGACATGCGTGCGCGGCGGAACCGGCACGCGCCGGCCATAGAAAAAGCGCACCGGCCATTCAAAGCCCGCGCCGTCCGTACGGTTCGCGAGACCCACGAGCGGCCCGCGCGCCCAGCTGGCGACCCACGCGGTCTTGATGAGCCCCTGGCAGTCGATCACCAGATCGTACTTTTCGGCGGCGAGCGCACGGCGAAACGCGCTGATTTCGCGCCAGTTCTCCAGCGAAAACAGCCGCTTGCGCCAGCGACGCAGCGAAAACGGGATGGCCCGGCGCACCCCGTCGACCAGTTCCACGAGGTCGATGAAGCTTTCTTCGACGAGCCAGTCGATCTGCGCATCAGGATGCCGGCGGCGGATATCGGCAATCACGGGCATGTTGTGGACGACGTCGCCTAGCGACGACACCCTCACGATCAGGATCTTTTGTACGCTCAAGTGGAAAATGCCGGCAAAGCCGCTCGAAGGGGCATGAACAGGAGCGCAATTCTATCGCGACGGGTCGGGAAACACGCTCATAAACCCGGACACGATACGAAAAAACGCGGCGCGATGGCGCGAGCCATGCGCCGCGTCCGACGGCGGTGTCATCACGGGCGAGGTGCAACCCGCCCGGCATGCCGCGCGTCTGACCGTTGTCTGCCGCCTAGAACGGCAGTTTTGCGTCGGCCTTCTCGGCGAGGATCACGCGCCGGAAGTCTTCCTGAATGCGCGCAAGCGCGGCGTCGTTATCGGCCTCGAAGCGCATCACGACCACCGGCGTCGTGTTCGACGAGCGCGCGAGACCAAACCCGTCCGGATACTCGACGCGCAGGCCGTCGATCGTCACGACATCGTCGGCGCCAGTGAACTTCGCGTTCTTCTGCATGCGGGCGATGAGTTCGAAGTTCTCGCCCTCTTCCAGCTTCAGTTGCAGCTCCGGCGTGGAATGCGAATTCGGCAGGCTGTTCAGCAGCTTGCTCGGGTCGGCCACGCGCGCGAGGATCTCGAGGAGACGCGCCCCCGTGTACAAGCCATCGTCGAAGCCGTACCAGCGGTCCTTGAAGAACACGTGGCCGCTCATTTCGCCCGCGAGCGGCGCGCCGGTTTCACGCAGCTTCGCCTTCACGAGCGAGTGGCCGGTCTTCCACATCAGCGGCTCGCCGCCTTTTTCACGCACCCATTTCGCGAGATTGCGCGTGCACTTCACGTCATAGATGATCTGCGCGCCCTTGTTGCGGGACAGCACTTCTTCGGCAAACAGCATCAGCTGACGGTCCGGATAGATGATCTGGCCGTCTTT
Protein-coding regions in this window:
- a CDS encoding radical SAM protein gives rise to the protein MDTTERIIKWRNLRHAEGVASEPRNPLPAVCDVSVTNVCNAACDFCGFSRDKNLAGPRRYLDPDEFARALPILRRRRIRYMTLQGGEPLVHPKIESLVASTTKAGIDCGLITNGWFLPRHIKQLAAAGLKRLLISIDSADMGEHERNRGLRGLEARIREGIAQAHAFGIPVCASVTVSRLVRYASLPETLDRLGVDAVTFSYPRREAFGSTSLVYDETSTLVDLSRDELLEALSAIARLKKYFRVMDPSAALAEVARFVRGEQQLIPCIGGSKYFYIDWNLDVWRCEAWPEPMGSVFDLDRLPDQREPCNDCMMGCYRHASVLMHGAIAVTDSVYALGRGELRAAVGTLFQRSVAYSLWALSVEELPRAALTSFAGRNGGRRSSPQRS
- a CDS encoding sigma-70 family RNA polymerase sigma factor; amino-acid sequence: MEPPPTSHTMTKRDSDITATVVRERTRLVNFIRRRIRDPDDAEDILQDVFHEFVQAYRLPAPIEQASAWLFRAARNRIIDRFRKKREQPLTDLSEGEDDASSEYRLDLALPAHNARPEALYARALVLRALQDALDELPPSQREVFIAHELEGRPFKDMVAESGVTLNTLLARKRYAVLHLRARLQAIYDELGI
- a CDS encoding ferredoxin family protein is translated as MREKSAADCKQKPGAIAPIVDLKRCEGKGDCLEVCPENVFEIRRIDEIDYLSLDLIHRLKLRVHGMKVAYTPNADACRSCGICVTACPERAIKLARTA
- a CDS encoding transporter substrate-binding domain-containing protein codes for the protein MKNKLTHPIVRRTRRAWLAALLVSPALAFTATAAHADALDNIAKAGVLKVAVPEDYPPFGAVGPDMKPQGYDIDTAAVLAKAMNVKLELVPVNSANRIPYLQTNKVDLVISSLGKTPEREKVIDFSTAYAPYYQGVFGPADVKVGGPADLTGKTVGATRGALEEIALTQMAPNATIKRFEDNNATIAAFLSGQVQLIAAGNIVAAAILAKNPPRRPEPKFVIKNSPCFVGLNKGETRLQQKVDAAITTAKQDGTLNTMSKKWFGAPLPADL
- the ureA gene encoding urease subunit gamma, producing MKLTPREKDKLLIFTAALLAERRRARGLKLNYPEAIAFISAALMEAARDGKTVAEVMHYGTTLLTRDDVMEGVPEMIPDIQVEATFPDGTKLVTVHHPIP
- a CDS encoding urease subunit beta; amino-acid sequence: MIPGELLTDDGEHELNAGRATIVVTVSNTGDRPVQIGSHYHFYEVNPALSFDREKARGFRLNIAAGTAVRFEPGQERTVELVELAGERVVFGFNGKVMGKL
- the ureC gene encoding urease subunit alpha, with the protein product MTLRIGRRAYAEMFGPTTGDRVRLADTELLIEVERDFTTYGEEVKFGGGKVIRDGMGQSQRVAADVVDTVVTNAVILDHWGIVKADIGIKNGRIAAIGKAGNPDIQPGVTIAIGAATEVIAGEGLIVTAGGIDTHIHFISPQQIDEALASGVTTMLGGGTGPATGTNATTCTPGPWHLERMLQAADGYPMNLGFLGKGNVSQPAPATEQIAAGAIGLKLHEDWGTTPAAIDNCLSVADDTDTQVAIHTDTLNEAGFVEATVAAFKGRTIHTYHTEGAGGGHAPDIIKVCGEANVLPSSTNPTRPYTVNTLDEHLDMLMVCHHLDPSIAEDIAFAESRIRRETIAAEDILHDLGALSMLSSDSQAMGRVGEVIIRTWQTAHKMKVQRGALPEDTGRNDNFRAKRYVAKYTINPAITHGISHEVGSIEPGKWADLVFWEPAFFGIKPSLILKGGMIAMAQMGDPNASIPTPQPVHYRDMFATRGGALGRTSLTFVSQMAADAGIAQRYGLSKRIVAVKNCRNISKADMIHNAWRPSITVDPETYEVVADGQLLTCEPATVLPMAQRYFLF
- the ureE gene encoding urease accessory protein UreE gives rise to the protein MRTINKRIDPHIKLAAVLVKRAPTLTLAFDARCKSRLAATLDNGEEVALLLPRGSVLRDGDVLVAQDGGLVRVVAAAEEVLYVRAPDRLTLTRAAYHLGNRHTPVEVGDDYLKLEFDPVLADMLKRLGAMVDQVSMPFQPETGAYGGGHKHGHDETFAEDYAIAQQVFDEHHGHGHSHDHDHGHSHAHDHPHDHQHDHDHDDCDSSCGHTHHHHAHR
- a CDS encoding urease accessory UreF family protein, producing MRIAELTALLHLASPALPIGAFSYSQGLEAAIEAQLITDAHGSREWIASGLTNVLARGELPFLAHQIGRWRAHDVAALVEGNVEFLASRESAELRRETGQMGWSLRQLCTSLEWGDADRRATLASMTPVAQPTAFAFAAYAHGVADDAALAAYAFSWVENQAAAALKAVPLGQLAGQRIIVALRERIDEAVARALATPPQDINTFAPQLGILSARHESQYSRLFRS
- the ureG gene encoding urease accessory protein UreG produces the protein MNAPQHPSIKRTKKLPPLRVGVGGPVGSGKTTLLEMLCKAMRERYDLVAITNDIYTKEDQRLLTIAGALPAERIMGVETGGCPHTAIREDASINLEAVDRMLTRFPDADIVFIESGGDNLAATFSPELSDLTIYVIDVAGGEKIPRKGGPGITKSDLLVINKTDLAPMVGANLDVMASDAKKMRGERPFVMCNLKALDGLADVIAFIEKKGLLTV
- the waaA gene encoding lipid IV(A) 3-deoxy-D-manno-octulosonic acid transferase, producing the protein MLRVIYNALWWIVAPLAVLRLLIRSRRERGYREHIGERFGRTRGRLPEDGTPLIWVHAVSVGETRAAQPLIEALMKARPDARILLTHMTPSGRATGEEIFGDRVLRSYLPYDMPHAVRRFLRAWRPSLGIVMETEVWPTLIDECRRADVPLVLTNARMSQRSYRRAAKFGGGTRQVFGGFARVLAQSPSDAERLTALGARNVAVLGNLKFDMSTPPELAARGHAWRAAIGPRPVWVAASTREGEEALVLQAFAALNVEDALLILVPRHPQRFNEVASLVQKTGLRLMRRSKWTPAGAAASGQTIDPLPRDITVLLGDSMGELGAYYAASDLAFIGGSLLPLGGQNLIEACAVGVPVLIGPHVFNFTQATADAVAAGAAVQVQDPADLARVLCELFEDRSRRIAMSGAASAFAARHRGATARTVDVLTTLLPQA